The Leucoraja erinacea ecotype New England chromosome 12, Leri_hhj_1, whole genome shotgun sequence genome segment gctcacgggcactggccgtcacggCTGCTCTTGTTtccccgctccaaccggctccaatgctctcgggcacaggccgctcgcggctgctcctgaagccgctccaaccagccccaatgctcacgggcactggccgctcacggctattcagtcggactcatcggagtcaacgactgttggttttttgcttcgctctaccacgtggccggtgcgggagcgaagttcgggcacagctgttcccatttcgggagattggaatgccgttggctgctgctgctggctgcccgcaactccgcggttctcccccgcctgCTTTTTCgtagccttcgtggatctggtccatgtctccacctgtaaggtaagtggaaggaacgcagtctccttacctgctgttcccggctttcaaattctgccgctaaggggaacgtcgttccccctgctgtgactcgttgcaatgcgtgtagcgatatgacacgcatgcgtcctggcggggttcttcacgtagtcactcacatgactccgaagtaaaatacctgGAGAAGGCCAATTCTGTtgtagtctatatggacttcagtaaggcttgGGACAAGGAACCATGTAAGAGACAAATCCAAAAATTAGAGCCTATAAGATCCAAGTCAAGTTGTTAAATGGGATGCAAAATTAGTTTGgtgatagggagggagagggtaatGATAGAGGTCGGCTTTTATGATTGGCAATTTGTGACCATCACAGTGATCAATGCTGGGACCTTTGCTGTTATATACATTCATGAGTTAGGTAAGGGCTGTGATCAGTAAGTTTGATGATAATACAAAATATTGGTGGTGCTATTGACAGTGAGGAGAATAGACTTCCGCAACCGATTGATTTTGATTAGCTTGTAAATTGAGACGGGCAAATGGAATTTATACTGGTAAGAATAAGCCAATGCTTTTTTTTGTTGAGGGGAAGATTGTAAAATAAGGGAAAAACCTACAACATGAATGAAAGCCCAAGGGTGTATTGAGGAACAAAGAGTCCAACGGTCCCTGAATCAGCACAGTTAAACAggttggtgaagaaggcattagaggtgcttgccttcattagccgAGGCATGGACCATATGAGCAGGGTGCTCTTGGTTTGACTTTGGAAACATTGGTTAGCCAGAGTATAATATGCAGTTCAGGTTATCACACCTTAGGCTGAATTATATTGCGCTGGAGAAGGTACAGAGGAcaattaccaggatgttgcctgggactGAATGCCCCAGTTATGAGGcgactggataggctgggcttgttttTCTTGGACTGGACGAATCTAAGCAGTAAACTTGATAAAGGTTGACAGGGGAAAATAAATTCAATTATCATAAaaaatgggtggcatggtggtgcaacggtagagttgctgccttacagcaccagagacctgggttcaatcctgaccaggggtgcggtctgtacagagtttgtacgttctccccgtgacctgggtgggttttctgtgggatcaccggtttcctcccacactccaatgacatagaaacatagaaaataggtgcaggagtaggccattcggcccttccagcctgcacggccattcaatatgatcatggctgatcatccaactcggtatcctgtacctgtcttctctccataccccctgatccctttatccacaagggccacatctaactccctcttaactatagccaatgaactgtcctcatctaccttctgtggcggagaattccaaagattcaccactctctgtgtgaaaaatgtttttctcatctcggtcctaaaaggtttcccccttatccttaaactgtgaccccttgttctggacttccccatcatcgggaacaatcttcctgcatatagcctgtccaaccccttaagaattttgtaagtttctataagatcccccctcaatcttctaaattctagcgagtacaagcctagtctatccagactttcttcatatgaaagtcctgacatcccaggaatcagtctggtgaacctctgtactccctctatggcaagaaagtctttcctcagattaggagaccaaaactgtacgcaacaggttgtaggttaattggcttggtatagttgtaaattggccctagtgtgtgtagatagagttaatgtgtggggatcgctggtcagcacggactcggtgggctgaagggccgtttccatgctctatgtttAAATCAATCTAAACCAAAGTTGTactaaattatgaaaggcataaatagggtagatggCAATAAACTTTTCCCATGATAGAGGTGCCTAAGACTAGAGAGTATTATTTTAAGGTGAGGAAAAATAAGTTTTGAGGGCATCTGATGAAAGAGCAAAATACAAgccacagagcgcagaatatagttctcagcaggaCTGGTCCATGGAATTATTATGGGGTGGACGGAGCAGCACAACCTGGATGATTCACCATGCTCCTAAATTAGTCATGCAGTTATCAATGGCATGTTGACTTGCTAcacatcaccttctccacagttaCCTCCACTGCAAATCACACAGTTTATACCCTAGTTCTGGTATTTGTTGGATTATTGTCATGTAACAGTTGATTTGTATTTGGACAATATTTAACAGAATTCAACTCCAGAATGGCTGAAGATGCAATGGGCTTCCTATCTaaagatatatcatccattggAGAAAGGAGGGCTGCTGATTTCTATTCCATGCTTCCGAAGCGGGACAAGGTGCTGATTGAATTGCAGGGaggtaaaataaataatttcctaCCCACTCTGGTTTACAGGaaattatcattttatttatttgcatctagttCTTTCAAAATTATTGACTTGTTGCACAAGTAGCTAGAACCTGGCAGAGATACCAAGGGCAGAATGTATTTGCTTATTTGGGAAAATTTGGACTAGAACTAGCTCTGATACTCTGGATTTGTAACTTTCAAGTATTCTCTGTATTTGTCAATGTAGCCAATACAGTACTGCTATTGACAAGAAGCTAACAGTGGATTAAATCCTCATCTACAGTTTTGGAAATTGTCTTGAACCATAGTCAAATGGATGGGATGTCTAGAATGCTGGCATTAATTTTTTTCAGTAACCCTCCACTTTTCCATTGATTTATTTTATACAGGTACCATGGAGAAACTTGAAGACAATGCCAATCTGGTAAGTGTCAGGATGTGTTCACCAACTTTGATGGATTACTTTTGCTTTCCTTATCGTCTTACCATTCACATTAAGAGGATTGTTCTTTGTTGCTGGCTTGGATTCAGCTTCCTTAGGTTAAGTTCCAAAATATCCTTCTTAAAACTATCTCAGTGATCAAATTTGGATCACATGCCCCAGGGTCTCTTGGTTTAGGACAAAAAAATTCTTAGACTGCACATGGAACTGCTCGAGAAATTTGGGTGTTGTAATTAGCACCTTTTATTATCTTCTCCTTCAGTGAATCCAAATGCAACATAACACTACATAATAATAGGAttcagactcaaggaactgcagatactgatttacaaaaaaaagccattaagtgcaggagtaactcagcgggtcaggcagcatcacaggaaaaatgtcatttatccatgttccagagatgttgcccgacccgctgagttactccagcactttgtacctttttttAATGTAAGATTGTTTGTCTAATATTGTCATGTACAGCAGGTGGTGCCATCAGCTTCCTTTCCTGACTACATGACCTCACTGTGAGAAAATGCAAgcaatggagggatacagatctcgttaagacagaggagattagtttaactttgccAAGTCAGTTAATGGATGACAAATGCTTAGAAACAGCTTGAGGATGTGATAAGACACATCTAAACATGAACTCCTTAGTTCTGAACATGGCATTGGCATCCATCACTGCTAACCCTTGCTAAAGACAGAGAGAGATGTTGAAATGTGCTGCTGGAACATTACTCCAGTTCAGCAGCCTTATCTGATCACTCAGGACACCATAAAGGTTTGCCAAAGTGTCATGTTTTTCAAAGAatacaatattttttattatatctGGTGTAAATTGCTTGTGCAGGTTGATGATATGAAGCTGCTGTTGTGGAAGCTCACTACTGCTCAACACCTCCAACAGCGCAGGTTCACAAAGTCCGACCAAGCTGCTCCCAAAGCCAGTAAGAGAGGTGAGTGTCTGAGCGACGGGTAGGTCAATCACccttgattagaactggtgtcaaAAGTCAgcggcagaaggcaggagaatggggttaggagggagagatagatcagctgtgattgaatggtggagtagacttgatgggggcaaatgacctaattctactcctatcacatgatcttatgaccttatgaccctgaTTCCTGACTGCAATGCGACAAATCTATAAGATCAACTCTTTTATATTTTCCAAATATTTTTGAAGTATTAAAGAATGATGATGGAGCCTTTCCCACAAAATTTCAGTAAACAATTCTAACTTCACAAGTCTTTATGATTCTCCCTCTCTAATTCAGCTCAGCAGCACAACACTAGCAGGCGCCAAACCTGCAACTATAAAGTGCTGGCAGCATTTAACAGCTGGGAAATGTATTATCCTAAAGAACATCATTaggggtatagagaagatttggTTGATGATGATAGGTTGTCAGGAAGGGACAGAGACTGGGAATTAGTCCACCAGCGAATATTAAATCATGCGGGGTTATTTTGTTGTGCTTGGAAGCATAATGTGATGGTGCTGCGTGGAACAGCATTTGCCTGCTTCTTCCAGGGCTCTGGGATTTGGAGGGATCTGATTACCCACACAATGTGCAAATAATAACTTCTTATGGCAGTAACAGGTTTCAACTTCAGGTTTTACAAAAAGAGTCTCAAATAACCTTTGCGCTTTCTCACTGAAGTTAGATCTCTTAAGCTGCCAGTTCAATGAGAATCACCAGGGTTGTGCTGGGGCTAAATCACTGACTGTACTCAAGGGGTGGCATGGAGATCATGCACTAGAGCACATTTGTTTCCTATGTTGTGTCTCAGGAGACTCAGGAAGAGGATCAAAGCTGGGCACAAAAGTAAGCATTGGTCTTATCAGGTAACTGGTTCTTTCCCGAATTGGAAAAGTGACCAttgcttaagtttagtttagagatacaatatggaaacaatccctttggcccatggaatccacactgaccattaatcacccgttcactctacttctatgttatccactgtcacatccactccctacacattgtggccaatttacagaacccaattaacctatctGCACTTCTGCACTTGTTTGGAATGTGCAGGAAACACTAACACCcaaaggaaatccatgcagtcacagtgagatgCCACAGGtgaaaactacacacagacagcacccaaggtcaggatggatcgcaagtctctggtgctgtgaggcagcagctctaccgctgagccactgtgctgccctgatggGCTCACCAGCATCAACTCAGGGAAGGATTGTCCCTTGATCCTAAAGTCTGCTTTCCAGGTTATGATCCACACTGCTTCCTTTTATATTGTCCTTCACAGTGGCTTCTGTGTGCAGTGAATCATCTGTGTCGAAGCCATCCATCCTATTTCATGTCATGCATAAGGCACTATAACACGCATGCACATATCACTCGTAAATTTTGTCCCATACccaccccttttccagctttctcccccctaatataaccagtctgaagaaggatcttaacacaaaacatcatctgtccattccctccacagatgctggctgaccatactgagtttctccagtacatgGAAATGGATAGGCAATTTTCTGGGTTTtcaagaaatggataggtgattttctgGGTTTtctgaacccttctttagactgattgtggaaatgaacagaaagctggaaaagagatggggctGGAACAAAACCTCAGGATAGATAGATTGGGAGGATGTTtcggattggcagatgggtggaatcaGGGGCAAAGGcttgagatgaaaagacaaaagggtgtcagacgggtggggggtggagaattTTAATTATAGTTGTAattgattttattagccaagtatgaaaccaaaacaagtatgtaaatcatacgaggaatttaatttgccatacattcataccaaaaaagcaacaaaacacgcaaccacataaaaatttaacacaaatatccaccacagcatctcctccacattcctcactgtgatggaaggcatcacagctccacgatgttaaagtatGTAGCCTCCTGCGTTTGGAGCTTCTGAGGTCCATCCctgcaaagggaccgccagctctgAGATGTGAAATCTGCAGGgttctgcggttggagctcccaaggttgatccccagcaagaggccaccagctccacgatattaggccgcagtgcagacggagatacggtacggaaaaagttgcatctccatcgaTGATAGGGATAAAAAAAGTTTCAATCCACCAcctacataatacaaaactaaagatacactaaaacaacatttaacagtAGACTCAAAAAGAATAAAGAGAGAAGGGGACGatgcagactgttggcgaggcagccattgtacGGTGCCACCGTGAATGCGATGGGATGATTTTAGGATCATATTGTATTCTATTTCTCCAGttgtatatataaatattaaaCAGTTTATATTTTTAAGTGATGATCGTTTAACATTTAAGGGACTGAATACATTTCACCTGTTTTATCTTTTACTTAAATGCACAATTGTAAGCAAGGAtgattattgtgtttttttttgtttttttcatcaGCTTGCTTTTGGAAGTACTGTGTTTCTGACTGACAATACTTTCACCTATACATCCAACTGCATGATCATCAGTGCCACGCTGTGTCAGAGCTAATCTCTCAATAAAGTTCCTGTCCTTATACAATGAGAGGCTGCAGCCCAATGGATGTGTAAATACTTTTGTAATTAAATATTGATAATGCATTGTCAATAAATAATACTTTTGTATGGAAATCAGTTATGTTGCTCCTTATGAAAGAATGCAGAGTTTTATTGGGGTGACTTGTTTTTCTTTCTCGACTACAGAATGCTACACCATCTTCCAggataaataaaaatgttaataaattatattctAAGTGGCAATAAAGGTCTACATTTAGTTTCTGAAAATTAACTGGTATTCTATTTTGAGTGTGACTGGCTCAACACAATGTTCTCTCCCTGGGGTATAGTTTGCAATACAACTCAGATTTAGGAGATGAAACTTTAAAATTTCTATTGGGAAGAAAGGCTTTAAAACAAAGTACCTGTAACTATAATGCAAGACTTGTGGATATGGTACCTCAACTGATGAAG includes the following:
- the urp1 gene encoding urotensin-related peptide 1 isoform X2, with protein sequence MYTWTFICAVAILSAASPFKALPVPPESSRAQEEFNSRMAEDAMGFLSKDISSIGERRAADFYSMLPKRDKVLIELQGGTMEKLEDNANLVDDMKLLLWKLTTAQHLQQRRFTKSDQAAPKASKRACFWKYCVSD
- the urp1 gene encoding urotensin-related peptide 1 isoform X1 — protein: MYTWTFICAVAILSAASPFKALPVPPESSRAQEEFNSRMAEDAMGFLSKDISSIGERRAADFYSMLPKRDKVLIELQGGTMEKLEDNANLVSVRMCSPTLMDYFCFPYRLTIHIKRIVLCCWLGFSFLRLSSKISFLKLSQ